A window of the Citrus sinensis cultivar Valencia sweet orange chromosome 9, DVS_A1.0, whole genome shotgun sequence genome harbors these coding sequences:
- the LOC127899697 gene encoding uncharacterized protein LOC127899697: MEEIQHKLHKHFPSLPQNALRKIYKARCERLRLLMINGIPSDIRWLIEANVRLAGEFSGQFVSYMPGFGKSTFAKKRRAKRLGSKCHNCVRLGCKRPDCKSLGMVSDTPEDKIKFVKDGMSKESLDDILRSLETHRSGFVQREIYNLWILFQKQSAQFSLGNLTQKDLVCQFIRKLDKKPILDP, translated from the coding sequence atggaagaaatacaacataaactccataagcattttccctctctccctcaaaatgccctcaggaaaatttacaaagctcgttgtgaacgattgcgtttgttaatgatcaatggcattccttctgacattcgttggttaattgaagcaaatgTCCGATTAGCAGGTGAGTTTTCTGGTCAATTTGTTTCttacatgcctggttttggtaaaagtacgTTTGCTAAGAAAAGGAGAGCTAAACGACTTGGCTCAAAATGTCATAACTGTGTAAGACTTGGTTGCAAACGACCagattgtaaatctttaggaatggtttctgATACTcctgaagataaaattaaattcgttaaagatggcatgagtaaagaatcgttggatgatatcttacgatctcttgagacgCATCGAAGTGGATTTGTGCAACGTGAGATTTACAATTTGTGGATACTATTCCAAAAACAAAGTGCACAGtttagtcttgggaatctgactcAAAAAGaccttgtttgccagtttataagaaaactggataagAAGCCGATCCTCGACCCATaa
- the LOC127899696 gene encoding probable cytokinin riboside 5'-monophosphate phosphoribohydrolase LOGL10, whose amino-acid sequence MASSSSKQFKNICVLSGFHYGKYKEFVQAAVDLGRVIAERKLHLVYGGGERGLSRLVSEAVFTRGSQVLGIIPKPMKPLVCMSGPPIGEELVVSSMQERISEMMNHADAFIFLPGDLAAFEALITFASWAHLNIHQKPIGLLNVNNFYDGLLTFINHAIKNHFVPHSVKKLFISASTANELLDLLQAYTPEPDPQMVALNWSTNDGNGNSSSNKKCNLDLTLRL is encoded by the coding sequence ATGGCATCATCTTCgagtaaacaattcaaaaacatttgtgtgctttctgggttTCACTATGGAAAGTACAAAGAGTTCGTTCAGGCAGCtgtagatcttggtcgtgtcatagcagagaggaaactgcatcttgtatatggaggaggtgaacgagggttatcaagacttgtctcagaagctgtttttaccagaggaagccaagtactCGGCATTATCCCAAAACCCATGAAACCGCTAGTGTGCATGTCTGGCCCaccaattggagaagaattagtggtatcaagtatgcaagagagaatatctgaaatgatgaatcatgctgatgcttttattttcttgccaggagatcttgcagcTTTTGAGGCactaattacatttgcatcttgggcccacttgaacattcatcaaaaacccatcggtttgttaaatgttaataatttttatgacggcttactaacttttattaaccatgcaataaagaatcattttgttccacattctgtaaaaaaactatttatcTCTGCTtctactgctaatgagttacttgatcttttacaaGCTTATACACCAGAGCCAGATCCACAGATGGTTGCACTGAATTGGTCGACTAATGATGGTaacggtaacagtagcagtaaTAAGAAGTGcaatttagatttaactctccgtttgtaa